The following are encoded in a window of Bordetella genomosp. 10 genomic DNA:
- a CDS encoding M28 family peptidase — MEDWLLTAGADAALMDDFNAICAFGGRLSGSGQDTAAIAWALARMRKTGGTVRKAQVPYDGWRAGSAELQLLGPEPRALACRALLRSAPTPAGGLVGEVLDLGQGRVEDFERAGDAVRGKIVLVRHEYPFSPTHLHRRRKYDQAVARGAAGFLIANPLPGRGVLSGSSGRPRGAAGIPAAYIDFEGSQALAAAAAAGRCEVRLLLTGEEQENALADLAILDIPGGSDARVVISAHMDGHDLGTSALDNATGVAVALAAARALAPRVSARTHGLRVCLFTAEEWALAGSARYLDDMDPAERATLKLNINLDTVAGDSALTAMISEYPALAPFVAAAAADADTSVGTYLPFMSNSDHANFARHGIPALRLTAGFDRPESNVNNILAAGDVAGVVDEADLRNALRVTCAMAWRGLTLPRAELDALAVGGKWGRAA, encoded by the coding sequence CCGGCCAGGACACGGCGGCGATCGCCTGGGCCCTGGCGCGCATGCGCAAGACCGGCGGCACCGTGCGCAAGGCGCAAGTGCCTTACGACGGCTGGCGCGCCGGCAGCGCCGAATTGCAGTTGCTGGGGCCCGAGCCGCGCGCGCTGGCCTGCCGCGCGCTGCTGCGCTCGGCCCCGACCCCGGCCGGCGGCCTCGTGGGCGAAGTCCTGGATCTCGGCCAGGGGCGCGTGGAGGATTTCGAGCGCGCCGGCGACGCGGTGCGCGGCAAGATCGTGCTGGTCCGCCACGAGTATCCCTTCTCGCCGACGCATTTGCACCGGCGCCGCAAGTACGACCAGGCGGTGGCGCGCGGCGCGGCCGGCTTCCTGATCGCCAATCCCCTGCCCGGGCGCGGCGTGCTGTCCGGTTCGTCGGGCCGCCCGCGCGGCGCCGCCGGCATTCCCGCCGCCTACATCGACTTCGAAGGCAGCCAGGCGTTGGCCGCGGCTGCCGCCGCGGGTCGCTGCGAGGTGCGGCTGCTGCTCACGGGCGAGGAACAGGAGAACGCGCTGGCCGATCTCGCCATTCTCGACATCCCGGGCGGCAGCGATGCCCGCGTCGTCATCAGCGCCCACATGGACGGCCACGACCTGGGGACCAGCGCCCTGGACAACGCCACCGGCGTCGCCGTCGCCCTCGCCGCCGCGCGCGCGCTGGCCCCGCGCGTTTCCGCGCGGACGCATGGCCTGCGGGTGTGCCTGTTCACGGCGGAGGAATGGGCGCTGGCCGGCTCGGCCCGCTACCTGGACGACATGGATCCGGCCGAACGCGCCACGCTGAAGTTGAACATCAACCTGGATACCGTGGCGGGCGACAGCGCGCTCACCGCCATGATCAGCGAGTATCCGGCCCTGGCGCCTTTCGTCGCGGCGGCCGCCGCGGACGCGGACACTTCCGTGGGCACATACCTGCCGTTCATGTCCAATTCGGATCACGCCAATTTCGCGCGCCACGGGATTCCGGCGCTGCGCCTGACCGCGGGCTTCGACCGGCCCGAATCGAACGTGAACAACATCCTGGCGGCCGGCGACGTGGCCGGCGTCGTCGACGAGGCGGACCTGCGCAATGCGTTGCGCGTCACCTGCGCCATGGCGTGGCGCGGCCTGACGCTGCCGCGCGCGGAGCTGGACGCGTTGGCGGT